Proteins encoded in a region of the Mucispirillum schaedleri ASF457 genome:
- the yidC gene encoding membrane protein insertase YidC, protein MDKRTVIAFVLSFVVLIGWTYFIAPMFSPVQPAADNTTVSKIPQAPVENAAVDNVTPVNINKELQVSAPEELTTEKSKLMEVTFNTATGDIRSVALPAWEDTEGGFVTFNKNGVSDYAKILTPVSSGYTKKVINLQDSKLITFTAQSGSLIINKSYQLFDNSYLIKSTIDVTNTGSNSLNIPVKINIGPKLGSGFEESSYVFEGAVITNGGKTYRVKMNDTDSEVLDNAVWAGYTSKYFLFAAASNDLFKKAEIFPENKSAIASINTDFIVNPGSRHQASFDFYVGPKYYDQLKDLGLSLQKSMDYGWFYFIAIPMLYVLNFLNDIFHNYGIAIIILTIIVKVLTLPLTLKSMVSMKEMTKIQPKVLELREKFKNDPAKLNQATMDLYKEHKVNPLSGCFPLLLQIPIFFALYKALLLSLELKGAPFFGWIVDLSAKDPYYITPIVMGITMFLQQKMTPTTADPMQQKIFLAMPVIFTFLFINFQSGLVLYWLTNNVLSIIQQYVINKRK, encoded by the coding sequence ATGGATAAAAGAACCGTTATAGCTTTTGTGCTTAGTTTTGTAGTATTGATAGGCTGGACTTACTTTATAGCACCTATGTTTTCACCTGTTCAGCCAGCTGCAGATAATACAACAGTTTCAAAAATACCACAGGCACCAGTTGAAAATGCAGCAGTTGATAATGTAACACCTGTTAATATAAATAAGGAATTACAGGTATCAGCTCCAGAAGAATTAACTACTGAAAAATCTAAACTAATGGAAGTAACTTTTAATACTGCAACAGGTGATATAAGAAGTGTTGCTCTTCCAGCATGGGAAGATACAGAAGGCGGATTTGTTACTTTTAATAAAAATGGTGTATCAGATTATGCTAAAATTTTAACACCAGTATCAAGTGGCTATACAAAAAAAGTGATAAATCTGCAGGACAGTAAATTGATTACTTTTACAGCTCAAAGCGGCTCTTTAATAATTAATAAATCATATCAATTATTTGATAATTCATATTTAATAAAGTCTACAATAGATGTTACAAATACAGGCAGTAATTCATTAAATATTCCTGTTAAAATAAATATTGGACCAAAACTTGGGTCTGGTTTTGAAGAATCATCTTATGTATTTGAAGGAGCTGTTATAACTAATGGTGGCAAAACATACAGAGTGAAAATGAATGATACTGACAGCGAAGTTTTAGACAATGCAGTATGGGCTGGTTATACATCAAAATATTTCTTATTTGCAGCAGCAAGTAATGATTTATTTAAAAAAGCAGAAATATTTCCTGAAAATAAGTCTGCCATTGCTTCTATTAATACTGATTTTATAGTAAACCCGGGCAGCAGACATCAGGCATCTTTTGATTTTTATGTTGGTCCTAAATATTATGACCAGTTAAAAGATTTAGGGCTTTCTCTGCAAAAAAGTATGGACTATGGCTGGTTTTATTTTATAGCTATTCCTATGCTTTATGTTTTGAACTTTTTAAATGATATATTTCATAACTATGGTATAGCCATCATTATACTTACTATTATTGTAAAAGTGTTAACATTACCACTTACATTGAAAAGTATGGTATCAATGAAAGAGATGACAAAAATTCAGCCAAAAGTTTTAGAATTAAGGGAAAAGTTTAAAAATGACCCTGCAAAACTTAATCAGGCTACAATGGATTTATACAAAGAGCATAAAGTAAACCCTTTAAGCGGGTGTTTCCCACTGCTTTTACAAATACCAATATTTTTTGCATTATATAAAGCATTACTTTTATCATTAGAATTAAAAGGTGCACCTTTCTTTGGCTGGATAGTAGATTTATCTGCAAAAGACCCATACTATATTACACCTATTGTTATGGGTATCACTATGTTTCTTCAGCAGAAAATGACCCCAACAACAGCAGACCCTATGCAGCAGAAAATATTTTTAGCTATGCCTGTTATATTTACATTTTTGTTTATAAACTTCCAGTCTGGTCTTGTGCTTTACTGGCTTACAAACAATGTGCTGTCTATTATTCAGCAGTATGTAATTAATAAAAGAAAATAA
- the yidD gene encoding membrane protein insertion efficiency factor YidD, with translation MLVKCYKYCISPYLGNHCRFYPSCSSYAIEAFQKKGFIKGFLLTVWRILRCNPFCKGGYDPVK, from the coding sequence ATGTTAGTTAAATGTTATAAATACTGTATTTCTCCATACCTTGGTAACCACTGCCGTTTTTATCCAAGCTGTTCAAGTTATGCTATAGAGGCTTTTCAGAAAAAAGGTTTTATTAAAGGGTTTCTATTGACTGTATGGCGTATTCTGCGTTGCAATCCATTCTGTAAGGGTGGTTATGACCCTGTTAAGTAG
- the rnpA gene encoding ribonuclease P protein component, translating to MHICKSRDFTAIYTGKRVSGSMFIIYYNILGSIGKAGFTVSKKVSKSAVKRNKLKRRLREIYRQNRNLLPAGVSIIIRVLPQAAGADFNEIKNEVLSLFKVIASKEHSSNVS from the coding sequence ATGCATATTTGTAAATCAAGAGATTTTACGGCAATATATACGGGGAAACGAGTTTCAGGCTCAATGTTTATAATCTATTATAATATATTGGGCAGTATAGGCAAAGCAGGTTTTACAGTCAGTAAAAAAGTTAGTAAATCAGCAGTTAAGCGTAATAAGCTTAAAAGAAGATTAAGGGAAATATACAGGCAAAATAGAAATTTACTGCCTGCAGGTGTATCTATAATTATACGAGTGCTGCCACAAGCTGCGGGAGCTGATTTTAATGAAATTAAAAATGAAGTTCTTTCGCTTTTTAAAGTTATTGCATCCAAAGAACACAGCAGTAATGTTAGTTAA
- the rpmH gene encoding 50S ribosomal protein L34 — MAQLTLAKRTNLKKVRKQGFRARMATKGGRLVIKRRRAKGRKRLAV, encoded by the coding sequence ATGGCACAGCTTACTCTGGCAAAGCGTACCAACTTAAAAAAAGTTCGCAAACAAGGTTTTCGTGCAAGAATGGCTACCAAAGGTGGCAGGCTTGTTATTAAAAGAAGACGCGCAAAAGGTCGTAAACGCCTTGCAGTTTAA
- a CDS encoding enoyl-ACP reductase FabI, whose product MGILEGKKALVFGIASNLSIAYGIAKQLKAEGAVVALSYAAVHEKRIKSIAEELGSTFVEECDLSNDDEIDNLVNKYEEKFGKIDIIVHSVAFASREALSGRFMEVTRDDFRVAMDISVYTLIAVVKKFERIMSDDASVVTLSYYGSEKVVPNYNVMGVAKAALEAAVRYLAVDLGKNGKRINAVSAGPIKTLSAAGISGFKSLLSSNEQRIPLGRNVDIEDCGNLAAFLLSPKAKNITGSVIYVDGGFNITAM is encoded by the coding sequence ATGGGTATTTTAGAAGGTAAAAAAGCTTTAGTTTTTGGTATTGCAAGTAATTTAAGTATTGCTTACGGCATTGCAAAACAGTTAAAGGCAGAAGGTGCAGTCGTTGCATTATCTTATGCTGCAGTTCATGAAAAAAGAATAAAATCTATTGCAGAAGAATTAGGCTCCACATTTGTTGAAGAATGTGATTTATCAAACGATGATGAAATAGATAATCTTGTAAATAAATATGAAGAAAAATTTGGTAAAATTGATATTATAGTCCACTCTGTTGCATTTGCTTCAAGAGAAGCTCTTTCTGGCAGATTTATGGAAGTTACAAGAGATGATTTTCGTGTTGCTATGGATATTAGCGTATATACTCTCATAGCAGTAGTGAAAAAGTTTGAAAGAATTATGAGTGATGATGCAAGTGTTGTTACATTATCATACTATGGCAGTGAAAAAGTTGTGCCTAACTATAATGTTATGGGTGTGGCAAAAGCAGCCCTTGAAGCAGCTGTTCGTTATTTAGCTGTAGATTTAGGCAAAAATGGCAAAAGAATAAATGCAGTTTCTGCTGGACCTATTAAGACATTGTCTGCTGCTGGTATCTCTGGCTTTAAATCTCTGCTATCATCAAATGAACAGCGCATTCCACTTGGCAGAAATGTGGATATTGAAGACTGCGGTAATTTAGCAGCATTTCTTTTAAGTCCAAAGGCTAAAAATATTACAGGCTCAGTTATCTATGTAGATGGCGGCTTTAATATTACAGCAATGTAA
- a CDS encoding type I restriction endonuclease subunit R, with product MDYNILYETDYDTVVARYEDKRKNNKSYQSEKELENEFIHNLTNLGYEYINIKNEKELTANLKIQLEKLNDYKFEQDEWEIFLKKEIQKEGILEKAKIIHNDDCITNTINSKGVIKNINLIDKNNIHNNKLQVINQYKEYDGKYKSIYDVTVLINGLPFIHIELKRRGVALQTAFSQINRYQRDSFWAGSSLFEFIQIFVISNGTHTKYYSNTTRYNHVKRNAKKTNNSFEFTIFWADAENRRIADLVNFTNYFFARHTILNIIIRYCVLTEDSNLLIMRPYQIAACERILNKIKYAENKNIYGGIDAGGYIWHTTGSGKTLTSFKTSLLASKTDYIDKVFFVVDRKDLDYQTIKEYEKYQKGCVSSNKSTRILQQQIEGDSKIIVTTIQKLSTFIKKNKFHNIYNKKVVLIFDECHRSQFGEMHTNIIKYFKKYSIFGFTGTPIFKENASSINKIQGKTTPQVFGEKLHTYTIVDAIHDETVLPFKIEYHDTFKNKDNIDDKKVSGINKEEVFINDKRIELIVKYILENFDIKTKRNSSYSIDGKRVNGFNSILAVSSIPAAVKYYKAFKKLLEKNTNPLRIAVIFTYNPNEEENGYIDDESFDTADLDKSSRDFLEYAVNDYNKMFNTAFDTSSDKFENYYKDISQRVKNKEIDLLIVVNMFLTGFDAKTVNTLWVDKNLKYHSLIQAFSRTNRILNSVKTFGNIVCFRNLVKDVEDAVALFGNKDAENIVLLKDYNSYFYGYDKNGHHEKGYIDYIEELYSKFPINEEITGEHNEKDFIALYGIILKLRNILSTFEQFDNDDPFKKENKERDLQDYQSKYIDLYNKIVKKANSEKESIIDDIVFEIELIKQVEVNIDYILKLVMEYLLKNKQDEELALKIYKSIDSSIMLRNKKELIEEFINITNINKEEDGYREWEHYIDKTKEKEITDIIKAENLKEKDTLSYINNAFRDGEIKTFGVDFDKLLPPISRFSREENRQEKKNSIADKLIRFFEKFYNIS from the coding sequence ATGGATTATAACATTTTATACGAAACAGATTATGATACTGTTGTTGCAAGGTATGAAGATAAAAGAAAAAATAATAAATCATATCAGTCAGAAAAAGAGTTGGAAAATGAATTTATCCATAATCTTACAAATTTGGGATATGAATATATTAATATAAAAAATGAAAAAGAATTAACAGCTAACCTTAAAATACAGCTTGAAAAGTTAAATGATTATAAATTTGAACAAGATGAATGGGAAATATTTTTAAAAAAAGAAATACAGAAAGAAGGTATTTTAGAAAAAGCAAAAATAATACATAATGATGACTGTATCACAAATACTATAAACAGCAAAGGTGTTATTAAAAATATAAATCTTATAGATAAAAATAATATACATAATAATAAATTACAGGTTATAAACCAGTATAAAGAATATGATGGAAAATATAAATCCATATATGATGTTACTGTTTTAATTAACGGACTGCCATTTATACATATTGAACTTAAAAGGCGGGGTGTTGCTTTACAGACTGCTTTTAGTCAGATAAATAGATACCAGCGGGACAGCTTTTGGGCTGGAAGCTCTCTTTTTGAATTTATACAAATATTTGTAATATCAAACGGCACTCATACTAAATATTATTCTAATACTACAAGATATAATCATGTAAAAAGAAATGCTAAAAAAACAAATAATTCGTTTGAATTTACAATTTTTTGGGCTGATGCAGAAAACAGAAGAATAGCTGACCTTGTAAATTTTACAAACTACTTTTTTGCCCGCCATACAATTTTAAATATCATTATAAGATACTGTGTTTTAACAGAAGATAGTAATCTTTTAATCATGAGACCTTATCAAATAGCAGCTTGTGAAAGGATATTAAATAAAATAAAGTATGCGGAAAATAAAAATATATATGGCGGGATAGATGCAGGCGGCTATATATGGCATACAACAGGAAGCGGCAAAACTTTAACTTCATTTAAAACATCACTGCTTGCTTCTAAAACAGATTATATAGATAAAGTGTTTTTTGTGGTAGACAGGAAAGATTTAGATTATCAGACTATTAAAGAGTATGAAAAATATCAAAAAGGATGTGTATCATCTAATAAAAGCACTCGTATATTGCAGCAGCAGATAGAGGGTGATAGTAAAATAATAGTTACAACTATTCAAAAACTTTCTACTTTTATAAAGAAAAATAAATTTCATAATATTTATAATAAAAAAGTTGTATTAATATTTGATGAATGCCACAGGTCTCAGTTTGGTGAAATGCATACAAATATAATAAAGTATTTTAAAAAATACAGTATTTTTGGATTTACCGGCACACCTATTTTTAAAGAAAATGCATCAAGCATAAATAAAATACAGGGCAAAACAACACCGCAGGTTTTTGGTGAAAAACTGCATACTTATACAATAGTTGATGCTATACATGATGAAACCGTGCTGCCATTTAAAATAGAATATCATGATACTTTTAAAAATAAAGATAATATTGATGATAAAAAAGTATCCGGTATAAATAAAGAAGAAGTTTTTATAAATGATAAAAGAATAGAGCTGATAGTAAAATATATTTTAGAAAATTTTGATATAAAAACTAAAAGAAACAGCAGTTACAGCATAGATGGCAAAAGAGTAAATGGTTTTAATTCTATTTTAGCTGTAAGCTCTATTCCTGCAGCTGTTAAATATTACAAGGCTTTTAAAAAATTATTAGAGAAAAATACAAATCCATTAAGAATTGCTGTCATCTTTACTTATAACCCTAATGAAGAAGAAAATGGATATATAGATGATGAAAGTTTTGATACAGCAGATTTAGACAAAAGCAGCCGTGATTTTTTAGAATATGCAGTAAATGACTATAATAAAATGTTTAATACAGCATTTGATACAAGCAGTGATAAGTTTGAAAATTATTATAAAGATATATCCCAAAGAGTAAAAAATAAAGAGATTGATTTATTGATTGTTGTAAATATGTTTTTAACCGGCTTTGATGCTAAAACTGTAAATACATTATGGGTAGATAAAAATTTAAAATATCATTCATTGATACAGGCTTTTTCAAGGACTAACAGAATATTAAACTCTGTAAAAACTTTTGGAAATATTGTTTGTTTTAGAAATTTAGTAAAGGATGTAGAAGATGCTGTTGCTTTATTTGGCAATAAAGATGCTGAAAATATAGTGCTTTTAAAAGATTATAACAGTTATTTTTACGGATATGATAAAAACGGACACCATGAAAAAGGATATATTGATTATATTGAAGAGCTTTATAGTAAATTTCCTATTAATGAAGAAATTACAGGGGAACATAATGAAAAAGATTTTATTGCATTATACGGAATTATTTTAAAGTTAAGAAATATTTTATCTACTTTTGAACAATTTGATAATGATGACCCATTTAAAAAAGAAAATAAAGAAAGAGACTTGCAGGACTATCAAAGTAAATATATTGATTTGTATAATAAAATAGTAAAAAAAGCAAATAGTGAAAAAGAAAGTATAATTGATGATATTGTTTTTGAAATTGAGCTTATAAAACAGGTTGAAGTAAATATTGACTATATTCTTAAACTTGTTATGGAATATTTACTTAAAAATAAACAAGATGAAGAACTTGCTTTAAAAATATATAAATCAATTGATTCAAGTATTATGTTAAGAAATAAAAAAGAATTAATAGAAGAATTTATTAATATTACAAATATTAATAAAGAAGAAGATGGTTATAGAGAATGGGAGCATTATATAGATAAAACAAAAGAAAAAGAAATTACAGATATAATAAAAGCAGAAAATTTAAAAGAAAAAGATACTTTAAGTTATATTAATAATGCTTTTCGCGATGGAGAAATTAAAACATTTGGAGTTGATTTTGATAAGCTTCTTCCGCCGATTTCCAGATTCAGCAGGGAAGAAAACAGGCAGGAAAAGAAAAACAGTATTGCAGATAAATTAATAAGATTTTTTGAAAAGTTTTATAATATCAGTTGA
- a CDS encoding restriction endonuclease subunit S — MIRGQGLSKSEFVEKGIPCIHYGQIYTYYKLNADRTISFTDNEIASKLQKVYYNDIIMAVTSENIDDVGKSVVWLGNEKIVTGGHTAIIKTKQNGKYINYWFSSEHFRKQKIKIAHGTKVIEITPNKLNNILISIPPLEVQEEIVNILDKFERMCNSLTEGLPSEIAARKKQYEYYRDKLLSF, encoded by the coding sequence ATTATTAGGGGGCAAGGTTTATCAAAATCAGAGTTTGTAGAAAAAGGTATTCCTTGCATACATTATGGACAAATTTATACTTATTATAAATTAAATGCAGATAGGACAATATCATTTACTGATAATGAAATTGCTTCAAAATTACAAAAAGTATATTATAATGATATAATAATGGCAGTAACAAGTGAAAATATTGATGATGTAGGCAAAAGTGTAGTATGGTTAGGTAATGAAAAAATTGTTACGGGTGGGCATACAGCAATAATCAAGACAAAGCAAAATGGAAAATATATAAATTATTGGTTTTCATCAGAACATTTTAGAAAGCAAAAAATAAAAATAGCACACGGAACAAAAGTTATAGAAATAACACCTAATAAATTAAACAATATTCTTATCTCTATCCCGCCCCTTGAAGTGCAGGAAGAAATAGTAAATATACTTGATAAATTTGAGCGAATGTGTAACAGTTTAACGGAAGGACTTCCGTCAGAGATAGCAGCAAGAAAAAAGCAGTATGAATATTACAGAGATAAATTATTGAGTTTTTAA
- a CDS encoding restriction endonuclease subunit S, which produces MNKIEKMVKELCPDGIEFRSIGSLIKRYNKKAKNITDIKVYSVSKNEGLIPADEYREHIIHSQDTSNYTIMYKGMFAYNPARLNIGSIAYLKDNQALVSPMYVVFEIDTTKLMQQFLLYLLQSSVVLNKIISLTESGARFRFDFNRWNSILIPVPPLEIQAEIVSILDTCVELSTNLQAELQARKKQYEYYRDKLLSFDNILKRGG; this is translated from the coding sequence ATGAATAAAATAGAAAAAATGGTAAAAGAATTATGTCCTGATGGTATAGAGTTTAGAAGTATTGGTAGCTTAATAAAACGCTATAACAAAAAAGCTAAAAATATTACAGATATAAAAGTTTATAGTGTTAGTAAAAATGAAGGATTAATTCCTGCTGATGAATATCGTGAACATATAATTCATAGTCAAGATACTTCAAATTATACTATTATGTATAAAGGTATGTTTGCCTATAATCCTGCACGGCTAAATATAGGTTCTATTGCATATTTGAAAGATAATCAAGCATTAGTTTCTCCTATGTATGTTGTTTTTGAGATTGATACTACAAAGCTAATGCAACAATTTTTATTATATTTACTTCAATCATCTGTTGTTTTAAATAAAATTATTTCTTTAACAGAATCAGGTGCTAGATTCCGATTTGATTTTAATAGATGGAATTCTATTCTTATTCCTGTTCCACCATTAGAAATACAAGCAGAAATAGTTAGTATATTAGATACTTGTGTAGAATTATCAACTAATTTACAAGCTGAACTACAAGCTAGAAAAAAGCAGTATGAATATTATAGAGATAAGTTATTGTCATTTGACAATATTTTAAAACGGGGGGGGTAG
- a CDS encoding virulence RhuM family protein — MTPVEFMLYSDISENISVNVVVKDETIWLTQKSMAELFGVNVPAINKHLNNIFAEGELAEKVVISKMEIATQHGAISGKEQIREVNFYNLDAIISVGYRVNSTKATKFRIWATGVLKEFIQKGFVLDDERLKQGKTTFGKDYFKELLERVRSIRASERRIWQQITDIFAECSIDYNKNSSVTKDFFAAIQNKFHYAITHQTAAEIIYKSADSSKKSMGLTTWKNAPLGRILKSDVLVAKNYLSEKEIRQLERAVTGYFDYIEDLIERENTFTMEEFSASINEFLNFRRYEILSNKGSISMNMAKDKAEQEYNVFNKTQKINSDFDKFSRKILKSKKQDI; from the coding sequence ATGACACCAGTTGAATTTATGCTATACAGTGATATATCTGAAAATATATCTGTAAATGTTGTAGTAAAAGACGAAACAATATGGCTTACTCAAAAATCTATGGCAGAACTTTTTGGGGTTAATGTTCCAGCAATAAATAAACATTTAAATAATATATTTGCAGAAGGTGAATTGGCAGAAAAAGTGGTTATTTCCAAAATGGAAATAGCCACTCAACATGGAGCAATATCAGGAAAAGAGCAAATAAGAGAAGTAAATTTTTATAATTTAGATGCAATTATTTCAGTTGGTTATCGTGTTAACTCTACAAAAGCTACTAAATTTAGAATATGGGCTACTGGTGTTTTAAAAGAATTTATACAAAAAGGTTTTGTTTTAGATGATGAAAGATTAAAGCAGGGAAAAACTACTTTTGGCAAAGATTATTTTAAAGAGCTGTTAGAACGAGTTCGCTCAATTAGAGCAAGTGAAAGAAGAATATGGCAGCAGATAACAGATATTTTTGCAGAATGCTCTATTGATTATAATAAAAATTCTTCTGTAACAAAAGATTTTTTTGCTGCTATTCAAAACAAATTTCATTATGCAATTACTCATCAAACAGCTGCAGAGATAATATATAAAAGTGCTGACAGCAGTAAAAAAAGTATGGGTTTAACAACTTGGAAGAATGCACCTTTGGGAAGAATATTAAAATCTGATGTATTAGTTGCAAAAAATTATTTATCAGAAAAAGAAATAAGACAGCTTGAAAGGGCAGTAACTGGCTATTTTGATTATATTGAAGATTTAATAGAGAGAGAAAATACTTTTACAATGGAAGAATTTTCTGCAAGTATAAATGAATTTTTAAATTTTAGAAGATACGAAATATTATCTAATAAAGGCAGTATTTCAATGAATATGGCAAAAGATAAAGCAGAGCAGGAATATAATGTTTTTAATAAAACACAAAAAATTAATTCTGATTTTGATAAATTCAGCAGGAAAATATTGAAAAGTAAAAAACAGGATATATAA
- a CDS encoding type I restriction-modification system subunit M: MDNKKERERAELHKIIWNIADDLRGTVDGWDFKQYVLGMLFYRYISENITDYINKNEHEAGNISFNYQELDDSSITDDIKDELIDTKGYFIYPSQLFYNVYKRAGSDENLNETLHNIFRSIENSAVSRQSEDNFKGLFDDFDVNSKKLGASIKERVEKLRKLMSGTASMNLLSYGDNTIDVFGDAYEFLMGMYASNAGKSGGEYYTPQEVSELLTRLTLSGKKEVNKVYDPACGSGSLLLKYAKILGHNNVRIGFFGQETNITTYNLCRINMFLHNIPYDKFSIAHGDTLIKPYHYDDEPFEAIVSNPPYSTKWKGDEDPVLINDPRYSPAGVLAPKSKADFAFIMHSLSWLASSGTAAIVCFPGIFYRGGAEQKIRKYLVDNNFIDCIIQLPENLFYGTSIATCIMVLKKNKSDNSILFINASKEYVKVTNNNKLTDKNIDNILKYYEERKNIEYISSFIKYEKVVEENYNLSVNTYVELEDTREKIDVNVLNAEIEAIVKKQQVLRDNINKIINELGDI, encoded by the coding sequence ATGGATAATAAAAAAGAGCGGGAAAGAGCAGAACTTCATAAAATAATATGGAATATAGCTGATGATTTAAGGGGGACTGTAGACGGCTGGGATTTTAAGCAGTATGTATTAGGTATGCTTTTTTACAGGTATATATCTGAAAATATTACTGACTATATTAATAAAAACGAGCATGAAGCAGGCAATATCAGTTTTAATTATCAAGAGCTGGATGACAGCAGCATAACTGATGATATAAAAGATGAACTTATTGATACAAAAGGTTATTTTATATATCCAAGTCAGCTTTTTTATAATGTGTATAAACGGGCTGGTAGTGATGAAAATCTAAATGAAACACTTCATAATATATTTAGAAGTATAGAAAATTCTGCTGTCAGCAGGCAAAGCGAAGATAACTTTAAAGGCTTGTTTGATGATTTTGATGTAAACAGCAAAAAGCTGGGAGCATCAATAAAAGAAAGGGTGGAAAAATTAAGAAAATTGATGAGCGGCACAGCTTCTATGAACCTTTTAAGCTATGGAGATAACACAATAGATGTTTTTGGTGATGCTTATGAGTTTTTAATGGGAATGTATGCATCAAATGCAGGCAAAAGTGGAGGGGAATATTATACACCGCAGGAAGTATCTGAGCTTTTAACAAGGCTTACATTATCAGGTAAAAAGGAAGTAAATAAAGTGTATGACCCTGCATGTGGCAGCGGCTCCCTTTTATTGAAATATGCTAAAATATTAGGACATAACAATGTGCGAATAGGTTTTTTTGGACAGGAAACAAATATTACTACATACAACTTATGCCGTATTAATATGTTTTTACATAATATTCCTTATGATAAATTCAGCATAGCTCATGGTGATACATTAATAAAACCATATCATTATGATGATGAGCCTTTTGAAGCAATAGTTTCAAACCCGCCATATTCTACAAAATGGAAAGGTGATGAAGACCCTGTCTTAATTAATGACCCTAGATATTCCCCTGCCGGTGTGCTTGCACCTAAATCAAAAGCAGATTTTGCTTTTATTATGCACTCTCTTTCATGGCTTGCAAGCAGCGGCACAGCAGCGATAGTATGTTTTCCCGGTATTTTTTACAGGGGTGGTGCAGAGCAGAAAATCCGCAAATATTTAGTAGATAATAACTTTATAGACTGCATTATACAGCTTCCAGAAAATCTTTTTTACGGCACATCTATTGCAACATGTATAATGGTATTAAAAAAGAATAAATCAGATAACAGCATTTTATTTATTAATGCTTCAAAAGAATATGTAAAAGTAACAAATAATAATAAGCTTACAGATAAAAATATTGATAATATTTTAAAATATTATGAAGAAAGAAAAAATATAGAATATATTTCATCTTTTATAAAGTATGAAAAGGTAGTTGAAGAAAATTATAATTTATCAGTAAACACTTATGTAGAGCTTGAAGATACAAGAGAGAAGATAGATGTTAATGTCCTTAATGCTGAAATAGAAGCAATAGTAAAAAAACAGCAGGTTTTAAGAGATAATATTAATAAAATTATAAATGAGTTAGGGGATATATAA